DNA sequence from the Manihot esculenta cultivar AM560-2 chromosome 11, M.esculenta_v8, whole genome shotgun sequence genome:
AGGTTCCAGTTTTGATAGCAAGTTGCATAAGCACAGCAAGCATAGTACTCAAACCAAATACGTATTTCAAAGCCTTACTACTGTGGAGAAGAATCTGGCTGTCCCACTGATGAAGACTTAGAAGCTTCCAATACAACAGGAGCTTGATCTAAACAGCTTTGAGTATCATCACCAATCACTCCAATGCTCATCTTCTCCACTTCTTCTTGGGTATATATATGGATCTTGGATACCACATTACAGAACTCACTGTGaccattaaaaaaaatcattagtaTAGGTCATGATTATCATTTTGATGATTCTAAAAGATTGCTGAAAATCGAGAGAGAAAGAGGGGGAAAAAGCCTCAGGAAACTattgtttttcattttaatacATAGGAAAAGTGCACTGCAATCGTTTTTTTATTCCTTTCCAAACTTCCCCACTGTTTCTTCTTTCTGGACATCCCATTTGATAATATATGCATGGACAGATGCATCTAGTGATAATCTAAAagattaaaattcaaatcgagaACATCAGGAACATCAAGACACAGATAGTTAATCCTATAAATGGGGTAACTTGCTAGAAAAAGTTGTGCAAACATCTAAGAAAAATTGCCCCAAATCcctttttttttcacatatttCTCCTCAACAAATGCATTTTATGCCTGTTGGCTACCTAGTACAGCTACTATCACATTAGAACATATAGGAGGTTATAATTTATATGAAACTGATAAGGCATATTACACGATAGCACATACTAGAATGTTGGTTTCATTGCAGAGACTTACTGCCATGGGTCATCCCCGACAaccattacatcattctcactGTCAGTATACAAGATCCGCCATCCCTTGTTATGATCTCGTAGAAAGCCTTCCATGCTAAAGAGTCGCTCTAGTTCATTCAACAGGTCACCATAGCCATTAAGTCTTGAGAGATCAATAGCTCTTCCAACCAAGCTGCCTTGCTTATGAACCTGACAACAAATTTATgtaaatatatgaaataaacaaaatgaaaaaGCACGTCAATGTCTGGCATTGCTTCTAATGCAGCTTACCTTTGTACAACTCCGCTTACCAGAGTTTTGCGAGTTTGGAGTAGGTGAATCGGCAGTCAACGAGAACCCGAACAGCTTGCAGCCACTAGCAGTCCCATTAAAAGAGTTCTCTTTTTGATTTATTAGATTTGCTCCTAAACCTGGTGATGCAGAAATAATCTCCTGTGACTTGTGCTCACTTGATTGATTCGGCTTTCCAACTACATCCCTAGCAGCACCAGTCTGAACAGAAGATGCATCAAATGGTAGTTTTTCTCTTGGGAATTTAGTAGCGTAAGAGCTCATTCTAGGATCTTGGCCAGTTTTATGCAGATCACCATAAGTAATATACATCTTTTGAAGGCTTTCTGCTGCTAGTGGATAAAAACTGGGTCTTGGTGCTTGATATGTGTTGAAAGGACCACATCCAAGATTGGGTCTGCACCAAGCACTTAGGTTGAGATCACTTTTTCCGGTCAGTGATCTCAGTGGGCATATTTCTTGACCTTGCAAGACCTTCGGAAATCTATCAGATTCCGCAAAGCCTGTGTAAGTGGTTGAGCGAGCCCTTGTTATCTCGCCAATATCAGCCTTTTCTCTTCCAGTTGACACAAGATTTTGATGTGCCATATTTTGCATTCCAAAATCCGGTGGGCGGTTTAACGTGTCACGTCCATACAATGGTGACGCAAAACCTACATTTTCTTGACCTTGCAAGACCTTAGAGGATCTTCCAGACTCCTCAAAGTCTAAAAACCCACCCCCTCCTGCAAAAAGATAAAAACAGATCTCAGACCTGCACAAATCAGCAAGCTCAAGAAATGGGAACAAAAATTGTACCAGTTATGGGGTTATCAGGTGGGGTTGCTGACAGACCAGTCCGCAGTTTCTTCAGCCTTGGGGAAGATTGAATGCTCAATGGTGGGAGTGAAACAGAAGGATCAATCTCCCATGGTGAAACTCGATCTTGATGATCACTAACAATATCTTCATCCCACCTCACCTGTTTAATGACACATTAAAGTTGAATCACTGAGTCATATGGAGATCATAAATTAATAAGTCCATCATGCTGCCTCTTGCATTgaactaaaaatataaagaagtaTGTTCCAGAATTGTAATATTTTCCATTTCTATATCAAAGATCTGCTTATTTTGCATTTGTcagaagaagaaaaacaaacaa
Encoded proteins:
- the LOC110626862 gene encoding auxin response factor 4 isoform X1; protein product: MEIDLNHAVTEVEKNAFCTNGDSSSSSCSSNSAPSPLPSSIYLELWHACAGPLTLLPKKGNVVVYFPQGHLEQVASSAPFSPMEMPTFDLQPQIFCKVVNVQLLANKENDEVYTQLTLLPQPQLVGQDLEGKELEELVVDEEGGGRLPAKSTPHMFCKTLTASDTSTHGGFSVPRRAAEDCFPPLDYKQQRPSQELVAKDLHGVEWRFRHIYRGQPRRHLLTTGWSIFVSQKNLVSGDAVLFLRGEDGELRLGIRRAVRPRNGLPDSVIGKQNSYPSVLSVVANAMSTNSMFNVLYSPRASHAEFVVPYKKYMKSIMNPVCIGTRFKMRFEMDDSPERRCSGVVTGISDLDPYRWPNSKWRCLMVRWDEDIVSDHQDRVSPWEIDPSVSLPPLSIQSSPRLKKLRTGLSATPPDNPITGGGGFLDFEESGRSSKVLQGQENVGFASPLYGRDTLNRPPDFGMQNMAHQNLVSTGREKADIGEITRARSTTYTGFAESDRFPKVLQGQEICPLRSLTGKSDLNLSAWCRPNLGCGPFNTYQAPRPSFYPLAAESLQKMYITYGDLHKTGQDPRMSSYATKFPREKLPFDASSVQTGAARDVVGKPNQSSEHKSQEIISASPGLGANLINQKENSFNGTASGCKLFGFSLTADSPTPNSQNSGKRSCTKVHKQGSLVGRAIDLSRLNGYGDLLNELERLFSMEGFLRDHNKGWRILYTDSENDVMVVGDDPWHEFCNVVSKIHIYTQEEVEKMSIGVIGDDTQSCLDQAPVVLEASKSSSVGQPDSSPQ
- the LOC110626862 gene encoding auxin response factor 4 isoform X2, with translation MEIDLNHAVTEVEKNAFCTNGDSSSSSCSSNSAPSPLPSSIYLELWHACAGPLTLLPKKGNVVVYFPQGHLEQVASSAPFSPMEMPTFDLQPQIFCKVVNVQLLANKENDEVYTQLTLLPQPQLVGQDLEGKELEELVVDEEGGGRLPAKSTPHMFCKTLTASDTSTHGGFSVPRRAAEDCFPPLDYKQQRPSQELVAKDLHGVEWRFRHIYRGQPRRHLLTTGWSIFVSQKNLVSGDAVLFLRGEDGELRLGIRRAVRPRNGLPDSVIGKQNSYPSVLSVVANAMSTNSMFNVLYSPRASHAEFVVPYKKYMKSIMNPVCIGTRFKMRFEMDDSPERRCSGVVTGISDLDPYRWPNSKWRCLMVRWDEDIVSDHQDRVSPWEIDPSVSLPPLSIQSSPRLKKLRTGLSATPPDNPITGGGGFLDFEESGRSSKVLQGQENVGFASPLYGRDTLNRPPDFGMQNMAHQNLVSTGREKADIGEITRARSTTYTGFAESDRFPKVLQGQEICPLRSLTGKSDLNLSAWCRPNLGCGPFNTYQAPRPSFYPLAAESLQKMYITYGDLHKTGQDPRMSSYATKFPREKLPFDASSVQTGAARDVVGKPNQSSEHKSQEIISASPGLGANLINQKENSFNGTASGCKLFGFSLTADSPTPNSQNSGKRSCTKVHKQGSLVGRAIDLSRLNGYGDLLNELERLFSMEGFLRDHNKGWRILYTDSENDVMVVGDDPWQ